The following proteins are encoded in a genomic region of Candidatus Obscuribacterales bacterium:
- a CDS encoding GNAT family N-acetyltransferase — translation QILTGEQITKPLLSLMYDFYADTCDKFGWWGSKYLTRQFFEQLHHDYRHRVVLVAAFNDQDPRKPMGMSFCLNKGDQLYGRYWGSFQEFDCLHFNACYYAPIEWAIAQGIQTFDPGAGGRHKKRRGFPATPNYSLHRIYSDRLLPILSAYMRQANELEQQEIDGINQDLPFKQGAGSN, via the coding sequence GCAGATCCTTACAGGAGAGCAGATCACCAAGCCGCTGCTCTCGCTGATGTATGACTTCTACGCCGATACCTGCGATAAGTTTGGTTGGTGGGGCAGTAAGTACCTCACGCGGCAATTTTTTGAGCAGCTCCACCACGACTATCGCCATCGAGTGGTGTTGGTAGCCGCCTTCAATGACCAAGATCCCCGCAAGCCCATGGGCATGTCCTTTTGCCTCAACAAGGGCGATCAGCTTTACGGTCGCTACTGGGGGTCGTTTCAAGAGTTTGACTGCCTGCATTTTAATGCCTGCTACTATGCTCCGATTGAATGGGCGATCGCTCAAGGTATCCAAACCTTTGATCCAGGCGCAGGTGGCCGACACAAAAAGCGGCGGGGCTTTCCGGCTACGCCCAACTATTCCCTACACCGCATCTACAGCGATCGCCTCCTGCCGATTCTCAGCGCCTATATGCGCCAAGCCAATGAGCTAGAACAGCAAGAAATTGACGGCATTAACCAAGATTTGCCCTTTAAGCAGGGAGCGGGCAGCAACTAG
- a CDS encoding uracil-DNA glycosylase, giving the protein MSDPEQIPLFDLLSTPAPPPSVDVDRIPTSAKVSIPPGTYTDLETLGHHCRQCQRCELGGTRIHAVVGRGNPKAPIMIVGEGPGQHEDEAGQPFVGRSGQLLEKILAAVNIDSQQDVYISNIVKCRPPGNRTPTATEMDACRPYLLEQIRLVDPKIILLTGASSVRGLIGDKRGITKIRGQWLEWENRLCMPIFHPAYLLRNASRDKGSPKWLMWQDIQTVRTKLDEIRQVPPNPQ; this is encoded by the coding sequence ATGTCCGACCCTGAACAAATCCCACTCTTCGATCTCCTCTCCACCCCAGCGCCGCCGCCCTCCGTGGATGTGGATCGCATTCCCACCAGTGCCAAAGTCTCTATTCCCCCCGGCACCTATACCGATTTGGAGACCTTGGGGCACCATTGTCGCCAATGTCAGCGCTGCGAACTCGGGGGAACTCGCATCCATGCCGTGGTGGGGCGGGGCAATCCTAAGGCCCCCATCATGATTGTGGGTGAGGGGCCAGGACAGCATGAGGATGAAGCCGGGCAGCCGTTTGTGGGGCGATCGGGGCAGTTGCTGGAAAAAATTCTGGCCGCCGTTAACATCGATAGCCAGCAAGATGTCTATATTTCCAATATCGTTAAATGCCGTCCACCGGGCAACCGTACCCCCACTGCCACTGAGATGGACGCTTGCCGCCCCTATTTGCTAGAGCAGATTCGCCTGGTGGATCCCAAAATTATCTTGCTCACCGGCGCATCGTCGGTGCGAGGACTGATTGGCGATAAGCGCGGCATCACCAAAATTCGCGGGCAGTGGTTGGAGTGGGAGAATCGTCTCTGTATGCCCATCTTCCATCCTGCCTACCTCCTGCGCAACGCCTCCCGTGATAAAGGCAGTCCCAAGTGGCTGATGTGGCAAGATATTCAAACGGTGCGGACTAAGCTCGACGAAATTCGCCAAGTTCCGCCTAATCCTCAGTAA